One genomic region from Prunus persica cultivar Lovell chromosome G3, Prunus_persica_NCBIv2, whole genome shotgun sequence encodes:
- the LOC18783835 gene encoding mitochondrial pyruvate carrier 3 isoform X1 produces the protein MANSKLQAFWNHPAGPKTIHFWAPTFKWGLTIANILDSSKPPEELSYPQQSVLACSGLIWARYGTVITPKNWNLASVNFGMSLTALFQLSRKIQHDLSAKTQEADAEEE, from the exons ATGGCAAATTCTAAGCTGCAAGCATTTTGGAACCACCCAGCCGGCCCGAAAACTA TCCATTTTTGGGCCCCAACTTTTAAATGGGGTTTAACCATTGCAAATATCCTTGACTCTTCAAAACCACCTGAGGAACTATCCTATCCTCAGCAATCAG TCCTTGCATGCAGTGGACTCATATGGGCCAGATACGGCACAGTAATTACACCA AAGAACTGGAATCTTGCCAGTGTCAATTTTGGGATGTCTCTAACTGCCCTGTTTCAACTGTCACGAAAAATTCA GCATGACTTATCTGCCAAAACCCAAGAAGCTGATGcagaagaagaatga
- the LOC109948268 gene encoding uncharacterized protein LOC109948268 gives MAVSRGMLLLCLGTLMVSVVLIKVAEANDHHSGPCHGDPNKGDQCREDEEDIIGDDDVDETYKIVNKVAVSFTGRLGDFEEAGSTPQESEEAEPGDAEEDQSHLIVLGH, from the coding sequence TGCTTTTACTTTGCCTAGGGACACTTATGGTAAGTGTGGTCTTGATCAAAGTGGCTGAGGCTAATGACCACCATTCTGGTCCCTGTCACGGGGACCCAAACAAAGGCGATCAATGCCGGGAAGATGAAGAGGATATAATTGGAGACGATGATGTAGATGAAACTTACAAGATTGTGAACAAGGTTGCTGTGTCCTTCACTGGTAGACTGGGGGATTTTGAAGAGGCAGGCTCAACACCACAAGAGTCAGAAGAGGCAGAGCCTGGAGATGCTGAGGAGGACCAAAGTCATCTGATTGTACTCGGACATTGA
- the LOC18783835 gene encoding mitochondrial pyruvate carrier 3 isoform X2: MANSKLQAFWNHPAGPKTIHFWAPTFKWGLTIANILDSSKPPEELSYPQQSVLACSGLIWARYGTVITPIAEELESCQCQFWDVSNCPVSTVTKNSA, translated from the exons ATGGCAAATTCTAAGCTGCAAGCATTTTGGAACCACCCAGCCGGCCCGAAAACTA TCCATTTTTGGGCCCCAACTTTTAAATGGGGTTTAACCATTGCAAATATCCTTGACTCTTCAAAACCACCTGAGGAACTATCCTATCCTCAGCAATCAG TCCTTGCATGCAGTGGACTCATATGGGCCAGATACGGCACAGTAATTACACCA ATTGCAGAAGAACTGGAATCTTGCCAGTGTCAATTTTGGGATGTCTCTAACTGCCCTGTTTCAACTGTCACGAAAAATTCA GCATGA